One Candidatus Brocadia sp. genomic region harbors:
- the fsa gene encoding fructose-6-phosphate aldolase → MKFFIDTADVKEIREAHSLGILDGVTTNPSLVAKTGRPFRETIEEICSIVEGPVSAEVVGLDTEGMLKEARELAKIADNIVVKIPLIKNGLKAVKRLAEEGIKTNVTLCFSSNQALLAAKAGGTYVSPFVGRLDDRGQVGMDLIQDIRTIYDNYGFQTEIIVASIRNPVHVRDAALMGADVATIPFNVFDLLVQHPLTDDGVKRFLADWEKVPKNK, encoded by the coding sequence ATGAAGTTTTTTATTGATACGGCAGATGTAAAAGAAATCAGAGAAGCGCACAGTTTGGGCATATTGGATGGGGTAACAACAAACCCATCTTTGGTAGCCAAGACCGGACGCCCTTTTCGTGAAACGATTGAGGAGATATGCTCTATTGTGGAAGGCCCTGTTAGCGCAGAGGTGGTGGGTCTTGATACAGAAGGTATGCTTAAGGAGGCAAGAGAATTGGCAAAGATTGCCGACAATATTGTGGTCAAAATTCCGTTAATAAAAAACGGTTTAAAAGCAGTAAAAAGATTAGCGGAAGAAGGCATTAAAACCAACGTGACACTCTGTTTTTCCTCGAATCAGGCCCTTTTGGCAGCAAAAGCGGGTGGTACCTATGTGAGTCCCTTTGTCGGGAGATTAGACGACAGGGGGCAGGTAGGTATGGATCTGATCCAGGATATTCGTACTATATATGACAACTATGGTTTTCAAACGGAAATTATTGTCGCCAGCATTCGTAATCCCGTTCATGTACGTGATGCAGCTTTGATGGGGGCCGATGTTGCCACCATTCCTTTTAATGTGTTTGATTTGCTTGTTCAGCATCCATTAACGGATGATGGTGTTAAGCGATTTCTGGCCGATTGGGAAAAGGTGCCAAAAAATAAATAA
- the holA gene encoding DNA polymerase III subunit delta, protein MDVYQFKALMNKDKTFPVYIFYGDEEFFIHEALSAVKANSFKDSDPGMALVEFDGDEISGGVIFDELRTLSLFSGKHKLVIVEEADDFVDKNRETLEKYLLAPASHANLVLVCDKWDKRTKLASLVDKVGVSVECKRLKDHLLPNWVHTHTKLYKKDITAKAALRLVDDVGNNLAILDKHLEKLSIYLGEKVTIDERDVDALVGVDRNRTVFELTDAVAQRNVTLALKILSQMLAHGEDSVRIISLLAWQIKRLWRAKQMLQQGGNEQKIASELQIIPFFAKRFFEQVKLYTEENLMKNHALLLETDVKSKTSSFGTRMLLELLVYKLCT, encoded by the coding sequence ATGGATGTTTACCAGTTTAAGGCCTTAATGAATAAGGATAAGACCTTTCCCGTGTATATATTTTATGGAGATGAAGAATTTTTTATCCATGAAGCGCTTTCAGCAGTAAAGGCTAATTCATTTAAAGATAGCGATCCTGGTATGGCGTTGGTTGAATTTGATGGCGATGAAATTTCCGGGGGCGTTATATTTGATGAATTAAGGACTTTGTCGCTTTTTTCGGGCAAGCACAAATTGGTGATTGTAGAAGAGGCAGATGATTTTGTTGATAAGAATAGAGAAACACTTGAAAAATATTTACTGGCACCCGCAAGTCATGCCAATCTGGTTCTTGTCTGTGATAAATGGGATAAGCGAACGAAATTGGCATCCCTTGTTGATAAGGTGGGTGTATCGGTTGAGTGTAAAAGGCTAAAGGATCATCTCTTGCCAAATTGGGTGCATACTCATACGAAGCTTTACAAAAAAGACATCACTGCAAAGGCAGCGCTGAGACTGGTTGATGATGTGGGGAACAATTTAGCGATCCTGGATAAACACCTTGAAAAGTTATCCATTTACCTGGGTGAAAAGGTTACTATTGACGAAAGGGACGTAGATGCCCTTGTGGGTGTGGACAGGAATCGTACCGTATTTGAACTGACCGATGCCGTTGCGCAAAGGAATGTGACATTGGCGCTAAAAATCCTCAGCCAAATGCTGGCGCATGGAGAAGATTCGGTAAGGATTATTAGTCTGTTGGCATGGCAAATAAAACGACTGTGGAGGGCAAAGCAGATGTTGCAGCAGGGTGGAAATGAACAAAAAATCGCATCGGAGTTACAGATAATACCATTCTTTGCAAAACGGTTTTTTGAACAGGTCAAACTATATACTGAAGAAAATCTCATGAAAAATCATGCGCTTTTGTTAGAAACTGATGTGAAGAGCAAAACGAGTTCTTTTGGTACGAGAATGTTACTGGAACTGCTCGTGTATAAACTATGTACGTAA
- the cobU gene encoding bifunctional adenosylcobinamide kinase/adenosylcobinamide-phosphate guanylyltransferase: protein MKMAKITFVLGGARSGKSAFAEELAKKYNDVVYIATAEVKDDEMRERIRAHRARRPFNWKTIESPYHVDRVVADLNGKAGLIFIDCITLYITNLLLYEESLPLQTKGHGAVSSGEMTKMMNLLAAPEENSKQKQVQILAEISKLSRVCRESRSDVIIISNEVGLGIVPDNALSRVFRDIAGFANQTLAEEADEVYFIVAGIAQRIK, encoded by the coding sequence ATTAAAATGGCTAAAATAACCTTTGTCCTTGGTGGTGCACGAAGCGGCAAATCTGCCTTTGCAGAAGAACTTGCCAAAAAGTATAATGATGTGGTTTATATAGCTACAGCTGAGGTTAAGGACGATGAGATGCGGGAACGGATTCGGGCTCATCGTGCCAGACGTCCCTTTAACTGGAAGACCATTGAGTCTCCGTATCATGTGGACAGGGTTGTGGCGGATTTAAATGGCAAGGCGGGTCTTATTTTTATTGATTGTATTACCCTCTATATTACGAATCTGCTTTTGTATGAAGAATCTCTTCCTTTGCAAACGAAGGGACATGGGGCGGTATCTTCTGGTGAAATGACAAAAATGATGAATCTTTTGGCCGCGCCTGAGGAAAATTCAAAACAGAAGCAGGTGCAAATCCTTGCTGAGATCAGTAAACTCAGCCGTGTGTGTCGTGAATCGAGGTCAGATGTTATTATCATATCGAATGAAGTTGGACTGGGTATTGTGCCTGACAATGCCTTGTCCCGTGTTTTTCGGGATATTGCTGGTTTTGCGAACCAGACCCTGGCGGAAGAGGCTGACGAAGTGTACTTCATAGTGGCAGGTATTGCCCAGAGGATAAAGTAA
- the cobS gene encoding adenosylcobinamide-GDP ribazoletransferase — MKKMDNFLWALKFLTIIPIDKEGRIKPHSHGNVVYWFPVVGLCIGVFLSVTYLPLYLFFPPLVADALIILVSIAITGALHFDGLADTCDGIWGGWNKEKRLEIMKDSRIGGFGAIGLISLLGLKYVSLLSIGDILVANTLFFNISVKCVSCFISPALVNKCVALMVMPVVGRWAQVCAAGLSSYARSGSGTGSFITSGTTWKQVIFVSLFPVFLFWFFYNLSGFVIFAIIIIFTLSWIWYIKKKIGGMTGDTLGAINEIAELVFLLSLFVCNGWNR, encoded by the coding sequence ATGAAGAAAATGGACAACTTTTTATGGGCGCTTAAATTTCTGACCATTATACCTATTGATAAAGAAGGTAGGATAAAACCACATAGCCATGGCAATGTGGTATATTGGTTTCCCGTTGTAGGTTTATGCATAGGTGTTTTTCTGTCTGTCACATACTTGCCACTCTATCTTTTCTTTCCTCCCCTTGTTGCTGATGCATTAATTATCCTGGTTTCTATTGCCATAACCGGTGCATTGCATTTCGATGGACTTGCAGATACCTGTGATGGCATCTGGGGTGGTTGGAATAAGGAAAAACGTCTGGAAATCATGAAGGATAGCCGTATTGGTGGCTTTGGAGCCATTGGTCTGATTTCCCTCCTCGGGCTCAAATATGTTAGTTTGCTAAGCATCGGAGACATCTTGGTGGCAAATACTTTATTCTTTAATATCAGTGTAAAATGCGTCTCCTGTTTTATCTCACCGGCCTTGGTGAATAAATGTGTTGCGTTGATGGTAATGCCGGTTGTGGGACGATGGGCGCAGGTCTGTGCTGCAGGATTGTCTTCGTATGCCAGAAGTGGATCGGGTACAGGAAGTTTTATTACTAGTGGTACTACATGGAAACAGGTAATTTTTGTGTCGCTTTTTCCAGTATTCCTGTTTTGGTTTTTTTACAACCTAAGTGGGTTTGTGATATTTGCAATAATAATTATTTTCACTCTTAGTTGGATTTGGTATATTAAAAAGAAAATTGGCGGTATGACTGGAGATACTCTGGGTGCCATCAATGAGATCGCAGAACTGGTGTTTTTGTTAAGTCTTTTCGTATGCAACGGATGGAATAGGTAA
- a CDS encoding ABC transporter permease subunit — protein sequence MGKFDQKMVNRGFEGVNYFFSFILIAFMFLIIGSLFFTTTPSAFLQQISSHVILVSIAVTFGSSFIASLIVFIFSVPAAYVLSRKNFPGKRVLETVVVDLPLSFPPGVDGLILLLLLSKTGILGKLLGRFDISIPYTFAAVVLAKLFVSIPFMVSFVREAFDHVDKNIENVACTLGASPFQVFYKLTFPLSVWGVLKGLIMALSKSLGEIGATLILAGGLTSSTGTMSVLIYFATQKGEMDKAIALAIILEFLTFILLTIIKLLFKESTHKIRA from the coding sequence ATGGGTAAATTTGATCAAAAAATGGTGAATCGGGGATTTGAGGGCGTCAATTACTTCTTTTCCTTCATCCTTATTGCTTTCATGTTTTTAATCATCGGGTCACTGTTTTTTACGACAACCCCCTCTGCTTTCCTCCAACAAATTAGTAGCCACGTGATACTTGTCTCCATCGCCGTGACATTCGGTTCCTCTTTTATTGCATCTCTGATAGTTTTTATTTTCAGTGTACCCGCGGCATATGTGCTTTCACGGAAAAACTTCCCGGGAAAACGTGTCCTGGAGACTGTGGTGGTTGATTTGCCACTGTCATTCCCACCGGGCGTAGATGGCCTGATCCTCCTGCTTTTGTTGTCCAAAACGGGCATCCTGGGTAAACTTCTTGGACGGTTTGACATTTCTATCCCTTATACCTTTGCGGCTGTAGTCCTGGCCAAACTCTTTGTGAGTATCCCCTTTATGGTCAGCTTTGTCCGTGAGGCGTTTGATCATGTAGACAAAAACATTGAGAACGTGGCATGTACATTAGGTGCGAGTCCATTTCAGGTATTTTATAAGCTCACGTTCCCTCTCTCTGTTTGGGGAGTTCTGAAAGGACTCATCATGGCCCTTTCAAAGAGTTTGGGAGAGATCGGGGCTACGTTAATCCTTGCGGGTGGTTTGACATCTTCTACCGGCACCATGTCGGTATTGATCTATTTTGCCACCCAGAAAGGGGAAATGGATAAGGCCATCGCCCTTGCCATTATCCTTGAGTTTCTGACCTTTATCTTGCTAACGATTATTAAATTATTATTTAAGGAATCTACCCACAAAATCCGTGCATAA
- a CDS encoding ABC transporter ATP-binding protein, translated as MHKLELIGTSKSFGSQTVLKDLSLEISPDELFVILGSSGSGKTTLLLGILGLQKFDSGRVIINGRDVTNLSPGERNIGYVPQNYALFPNYTVFENIAFGLRLRKVSKPIIQTRVGQIINDFGLQGLEYRFPVQLSGGQMQRVALARALIIEPSLLLLDEPVSALDIETRQKIKAEIKELQKKFHITMVYITHDQQETLELADRLGILNNGKIEQCGGPDEVFYRPKTLFVARFLNTENILSGKIVHKLGNTVTIQTNNIVLKTYTSLELSEGDLVTVCIRPGAIHLRTHRIHPRKNVFAGTIESIHPIGRDLAVKVLVTPHEVLKTRISRIVAKELKLTHGMPVSLSIDEAFVHLIPVQ; from the coding sequence GTGCATAAATTAGAATTGATCGGCACATCAAAATCTTTTGGCTCACAAACTGTCTTAAAAGACTTATCGTTAGAGATTTCGCCCGATGAATTATTTGTCATTCTGGGAAGCAGCGGCAGTGGAAAGACGACATTACTCCTTGGTATCCTGGGTCTTCAGAAATTTGACAGTGGCCGTGTAATCATCAATGGGAGAGATGTCACCAATCTTAGCCCCGGGGAGCGGAATATCGGGTATGTACCGCAAAACTACGCCCTTTTCCCCAATTACACGGTCTTTGAAAATATTGCCTTTGGGTTACGATTGCGCAAGGTCTCGAAACCTATTATACAGACACGAGTAGGGCAGATTATCAACGATTTTGGCTTGCAGGGGCTTGAATACCGTTTCCCAGTTCAATTGAGTGGCGGACAAATGCAGAGGGTGGCATTGGCAAGGGCGTTGATTATTGAACCATCGCTTTTATTACTGGATGAGCCTGTAAGTGCCCTGGATATAGAAACGCGACAAAAGATCAAGGCGGAGATTAAAGAGCTTCAAAAGAAGTTCCACATCACTATGGTTTATATTACGCATGATCAGCAGGAAACATTGGAGTTGGCAGACCGGCTTGGTATCCTGAACAACGGTAAGATAGAGCAGTGTGGAGGTCCGGACGAAGTTTTCTATAGACCGAAAACCCTGTTTGTTGCACGCTTTCTGAACACTGAAAATATCCTGAGCGGGAAGATCGTTCACAAATTGGGAAATACGGTAACAATTCAGACAAATAATATTGTTTTAAAAACGTATACTTCCTTAGAATTGTCTGAGGGAGACCTGGTGACGGTATGCATCCGCCCCGGTGCCATTCATCTTCGCACACATCGTATACACCCGAGGAAAAACGTTTTTGCCGGGACCATAGAATCCATTCACCCCATCGGAAGGGATCTCGCGGTTAAGGTGTTAGTTACACCGCATGAAGTCCTTAAAACACGTATAAGCCGGATCGTGGCCAAGGAACTCAAGCTCACTCATGGAATGCCAGTCAGTCTCTCCATCGATGAGGCATTTGTACATCTAATCCCTGTCCAATAA
- a CDS encoding DUF2442 domain-containing protein produces the protein MSNHGIWLYVKDTEYFLPFEDFPWFKEAKIGEIMEVELFHDNHLRREKLDIDLEIESVVEPDKYPLVYHN, from the coding sequence ATATCTAATCACGGGATATGGCTGTATGTCAAAGATACTGAGTATTTTTTACCATTCGAAGATTTCCCGTGGTTTAAAGAAGCGAAGATAGGTGAAATAATGGAAGTAGAGCTTTTCCATGATAATCACCTGAGACGGGAAAAACTGGATATAGATCTTGAAATAGAATCAGTGGTAGAACCTGACAAATATCCCCTCGTATATCACAACTAA
- a CDS encoding DUF1016 family protein → MSCYWVIAPVESNPPELFDKVWQFDLANNLISIGWKMLGDVSKMRKEELSEAVTSTYPDKPPATKSLYANMIWAFYHEICPGDLIIARRGRKTLTAIGKVTRSAFYAPGKNPIHEHPNFLEVAWQEQPRNKVFSSIVFPMHTLAELSEEQFHNLLDGSGLQPISSEITETIEDQNAFVLEKYLEDFIVSNFQTIFKGDLKIYEDTEGNDGQQYVTDIGPIDILAFEPKSKSFVVIELKKGRSSDSVIGQILRYMGWVKQNLCTAGQTVKGLVICRDPDPKLSYALEMTNNIDVRYYSVSFKLRETP, encoded by the coding sequence ATGTCATGCTACTGGGTAATTGCCCCAGTCGAGTCGAATCCGCCGGAGCTATTCGATAAGGTGTGGCAATTCGATCTTGCCAACAATCTCATCTCCATTGGATGGAAGATGCTTGGTGATGTGTCTAAGATGCGCAAAGAGGAACTTTCCGAGGCCGTCACATCAACCTATCCCGATAAACCTCCAGCAACAAAGAGTCTCTATGCGAATATGATTTGGGCATTCTATCATGAGATATGTCCAGGCGACCTCATTATAGCTCGAAGAGGACGCAAAACCCTCACCGCTATCGGCAAAGTTACCCGATCTGCATTTTACGCTCCGGGGAAGAATCCTATTCATGAGCATCCCAATTTCTTAGAGGTTGCATGGCAAGAACAGCCACGCAACAAGGTTTTTTCAAGCATCGTTTTCCCGATGCACACTCTTGCTGAACTTTCGGAGGAACAATTCCATAACCTACTCGATGGATCGGGACTACAACCCATTTCTTCGGAAATTACTGAGACTATCGAAGACCAAAATGCATTTGTCCTTGAGAAGTATTTAGAGGACTTCATCGTCAGCAATTTCCAAACGATTTTCAAAGGAGATTTGAAGATATACGAGGATACAGAGGGGAACGACGGTCAGCAGTATGTTACCGACATCGGCCCGATAGATATTCTGGCGTTTGAACCGAAATCAAAATCGTTCGTTGTAATTGAGCTAAAGAAGGGTCGTTCATCCGATTCAGTGATTGGTCAAATTCTTCGTTACATGGGATGGGTCAAACAGAATCTCTGCACGGCTGGACAAACCGTGAAAGGTCTTGTCATCTGCCGTGATCCCGATCCTAAGCTATCTTACGCACTGGAAATGACTAACAATATAGACGTTCGGTACTATAGTGTGTCGTTCAAACTTAGGGAGACTCCATAA
- a CDS encoding type II toxin-antitoxin system HicB family antitoxin, with the protein MSESQYEMIIYWDRTDNIYVIDVPELPGCMAHGKSKKEALENAEKAVELWLKTAKEDGIQIPVPKGRLMYA; encoded by the coding sequence ATGAGTGAATCACAATATGAAATGATTATTTATTGGGATAGAACAGACAATATTTATGTTATTGACGTACCGGAACTTCCTGGGTGCATGGCGCATGGTAAGTCAAAAAAAGAGGCACTTGAAAATGCAGAAAAAGCAGTAGAGCTTTGGTTAAAAACGGCAAAAGAAGATGGTATTCAAATACCAGTGCCCAAGGGCCGTTTAATGTATGCATAA
- a CDS encoding type II toxin-antitoxin system VapC family toxin yields MNLVDTSGWLEYFTDDPNADTFSIPLNDIANLLVPTVCIYEVFNLVLRERGEEDALQAVALMKQGIVVELTSEIAIMAAKISTDLKIPMADSIILATARVYEAVIWTEDVDFKGIDEVKYFPKKQKTKGHP; encoded by the coding sequence ATGAATCTGGTTGATACTTCTGGCTGGCTTGAATATTTTACCGACGACCCCAACGCGGATACTTTTTCAATTCCACTCAACGATATAGCCAATTTGCTTGTTCCTACTGTTTGCATCTATGAAGTTTTTAATCTCGTCTTGCGTGAACGAGGAGAAGAAGACGCGCTACAGGCTGTTGCCTTAATGAAACAGGGTATAGTTGTGGAGCTAACCTCTGAAATAGCTATAATGGCTGCAAAAATCAGCACTGATCTTAAAATTCCAATGGCCGATAGTATAATTCTTGCTACTGCTCGTGTTTACGAAGCTGTTATCTGGACTGAGGATGTTGATTTTAAAGGAATTGATGAGGTTAAATATTTTCCGAAGAAACAAAAAACTAAGGGTCACCCATAA
- a CDS encoding AbrB/MazE/SpoVT family DNA-binding domain-containing protein: MKSVTISPKFQIVIPREVREKLQLSPGQKIQVIVFGNRIELIPEQKIKKMRGFLKGINAHFERDEDRYESG; the protein is encoded by the coding sequence ATGAAATCTGTAACAATTTCACCCAAATTCCAAATCGTTATACCACGTGAAGTCAGAGAAAAGCTTCAACTTTCTCCGGGTCAAAAGATACAGGTTATCGTCTTCGGCAACCGCATTGAATTAATACCCGAACAAAAGATAAAAAAAATGCGCGGTTTTCTTAAAGGAATTAATGCTCATTTTGAACGTGACGAAGATAGATATGAATCTGGTTGA
- a CDS encoding tetratricopeptide repeat protein, with amino-acid sequence MKQMYLKKILPLLIFISVLLYINSLSNTFVYDDVYIITENHFIKSLGNLPKLFQKEYLLLSGELSYRPIVTLSYFIDYAIWQLNPLGYHLTNIILHTINVFLFYYLIKSISKKHIISILATLLFLSHPLLTETVNAVCYREDILASIFFLLAFIFFMKISIPFQGERNSLQQTNTRFILYYFLSCASYCLALFSKEMAITLPILFILYDLLHTRQIKFKTSTISPQLLWTTRWIAFYAGYIVVTSFYLFIRFAVFKNTFKTISVSPSNAITMTKVVASYIKLLFIPLNLNADYIVPYTKGYGLSFILSALIIVSACILIVQLSRRDKLLIFFNLWFFITLLPVLGIIPIGNIMAERYLYLPIVGFCSTIGCILANYLSQRKYMAIIFGGILLFMQIGIVYRNGVWRDDATLWHYTYQREPNSARACGNLGNAYFKNNRYEDAIQMYKKSLTFQYSYPFIHYNLGATYEKIGLIDKAIEEYKASLSKHNDNTLAFNNLGTIYDKQGLYDMAIEAYKQALTNNPYFPLSHNNLGNTYERIGDSEKALAEYQEALKIDDTYADAHNNLGAVYLKKGIPDKALVEFQKATQLNPGHRDAHYNLGIAYAGKGLYGEAIHELTLATKYNPTDYSAHKDLGILYFKYEKDMKKSLYHLHESLQLVKDPIEANKLKEFIHTIDAELK; translated from the coding sequence ATGAAACAGATGTATTTAAAAAAAATCCTGCCCCTTCTTATTTTTATTTCAGTACTCTTATACATAAACTCCTTGTCCAATACCTTTGTTTATGATGATGTCTATATCATTACTGAAAATCATTTTATAAAATCTTTAGGAAATTTACCAAAACTGTTTCAAAAAGAGTATTTACTCCTTTCAGGGGAGTTAAGTTATCGTCCGATTGTAACACTATCATATTTCATCGATTATGCAATTTGGCAGCTCAATCCACTTGGTTATCACCTCACAAATATCATACTGCATACCATCAACGTATTTTTATTTTATTATCTTATAAAAAGCATCAGCAAAAAGCATATCATTTCCATACTCGCCACCTTACTATTTTTATCCCACCCCCTTCTTACAGAAACAGTGAATGCAGTTTGCTACAGGGAAGACATTCTTGCTTCCATCTTCTTCCTTCTGGCATTTATTTTCTTCATGAAAATTAGTATCCCTTTTCAAGGAGAGAGAAATTCTTTACAACAAACCAATACACGATTTATCCTTTACTACTTTCTCTCGTGTGCCTCTTATTGCCTGGCCCTCTTCTCAAAGGAGATGGCCATTACACTGCCCATCCTCTTCATTTTATACGATCTTTTACATACCCGCCAAATTAAGTTTAAAACATCCACTATCTCGCCCCAATTACTATGGACGACAAGGTGGATAGCATTTTATGCCGGATATATTGTAGTTACCAGCTTTTATCTTTTTATCAGATTTGCTGTATTTAAAAATACTTTCAAAACTATCAGCGTTTCCCCAAGTAACGCTATTACCATGACGAAGGTCGTTGCATCATACATAAAACTATTGTTTATACCTCTCAATCTGAATGCAGACTATATCGTACCTTACACGAAAGGATACGGTCTCTCATTCATCCTCTCCGCCTTAATCATTGTCTCTGCATGTATTCTTATTGTGCAGCTTTCCAGGAGGGATAAACTCCTGATATTCTTTAATCTGTGGTTTTTTATCACCCTGTTACCCGTACTTGGTATCATTCCGATCGGGAATATTATGGCAGAAAGATATTTGTATCTACCCATCGTAGGTTTTTGCAGTACTATCGGGTGTATCTTAGCAAACTATCTATCACAGAGAAAATACATGGCTATTATTTTCGGGGGAATTCTTTTATTCATGCAGATTGGTATAGTATACAGGAATGGCGTGTGGCGAGATGATGCCACTTTATGGCATTACACTTACCAACGTGAACCCAATAGTGCGCGTGCATGCGGTAATCTAGGCAATGCGTACTTTAAAAATAATCGTTACGAAGATGCCATTCAGATGTATAAAAAATCACTTACCTTTCAATACAGCTATCCCTTTATCCATTATAACCTTGGCGCTACGTACGAAAAAATAGGACTGATTGACAAGGCCATCGAAGAATATAAGGCCTCCCTATCGAAACATAATGACAATACACTCGCCTTCAATAATCTCGGAACCATTTACGATAAACAAGGATTGTATGACATGGCCATTGAGGCATACAAACAAGCGCTTACGAACAATCCTTATTTCCCACTTTCCCATAATAATCTTGGGAATACCTACGAACGGATTGGGGATTCTGAAAAAGCACTCGCCGAATATCAGGAAGCTTTAAAAATTGATGATACTTATGCAGATGCCCACAACAACCTGGGAGCAGTGTATTTAAAAAAGGGGATACCAGACAAGGCGCTTGTTGAATTTCAAAAAGCAACCCAATTAAACCCAGGCCACAGAGATGCACATTACAATCTTGGTATCGCCTATGCTGGAAAGGGTCTTTATGGGGAGGCGATACATGAATTAACCCTTGCCACAAAATACAATCCAACTGATTATTCCGCTCATAAAGATTTGGGCATTCTCTATTTTAAATACGAAAAGGACATGAAAAAATCACTCTACCATTTACATGAATCGCTACAATTAGTAAAAGACCCTATCGAAGCAAACAAATTAAAAGAGTTTATTCATACCATAGATGCCGAACTAAAGTGA
- the proB gene encoding glutamate 5-kinase, with amino-acid sequence MKYKEDIRNQILSKVKKVVVKIGTGVLTTDDGYVDKVQIQILAAQVVELKKMGYHVVVVSSGAIGSGMGELGMEKRPSTLPELQAVAAIGQSKLISTYDDCFKLHGYHAAQLLLTREDFEDRQRYLNTCNTIHTLFHLNAIPVVNENDTISVDEIKFGDNDALSALVTNLLNAELLIILSSVDGLYDKYPTGKGKAAVIPMVENVSDEIRQLAFDLKTKRGVGGMQTKLEAAAVVTNAGESVIIANGRTDGVLKKIVQGEHIGTLFLPKEERMSSRKRWIGYTIKPKGKVYVDDGAMHALRDKGKSLLASGIVTVEGTFSKGDIISICGKGNGAVVARGLTNYSSEEIERIKGCSTSHIAKVLGYKLYDEVIHRDNMVIL; translated from the coding sequence ATGAAATACAAAGAAGATATTCGGAATCAGATTCTATCTAAGGTAAAAAAGGTCGTTGTCAAGATCGGGACGGGTGTGCTCACTACCGATGATGGATACGTGGATAAGGTGCAGATACAGATACTTGCAGCACAGGTTGTGGAATTAAAGAAGATGGGATACCATGTTGTCGTCGTGAGTTCAGGCGCTATTGGTTCCGGAATGGGGGAGCTTGGTATGGAGAAAAGGCCAAGTACCTTACCGGAGTTGCAGGCGGTTGCTGCAATCGGTCAAAGTAAATTGATCAGCACCTATGATGATTGTTTTAAATTACACGGCTATCATGCGGCCCAGTTACTCCTTACCCGTGAGGACTTTGAGGATCGGCAAAGATACCTGAATACCTGCAATACGATCCATACGCTCTTTCATCTCAATGCCATTCCTGTAGTGAATGAAAACGATACGATTTCTGTGGATGAAATCAAGTTCGGTGACAATGACGCGCTTTCTGCACTGGTAACGAACCTCCTGAATGCAGAGTTGCTGATTATCCTTTCTTCCGTTGATGGTTTGTATGATAAGTATCCAACAGGAAAGGGTAAGGCCGCGGTTATCCCTATGGTAGAAAATGTCTCTGATGAGATAAGGCAATTGGCATTTGATTTAAAGACCAAACGAGGGGTGGGGGGGATGCAGACCAAGCTGGAGGCGGCAGCTGTGGTGACAAACGCCGGAGAGTCTGTTATTATTGCCAATGGAAGAACAGATGGTGTGTTGAAAAAGATCGTACAGGGTGAGCATATTGGCACCCTCTTTCTCCCAAAGGAAGAGAGGATGTCCAGTCGCAAACGATGGATAGGGTACACCATAAAACCCAAAGGGAAGGTTTATGTGGACGACGGGGCAATGCATGCCTTGAGAGATAAGGGAAAGAGTCTGCTTGCCTCAGGCATTGTAACAGTGGAAGGTACGTTTAGTAAGGGGGATATTATATCGATTTGTGGAAAGGGGAACGGCGCAGTTGTTGCACGTGGCCTGACAAACTATTCTTCCGAAGAGATAGAAAGGATTAAGGGGTGCAGTACTTCTCATATTGCTAAAGTGCTTGGTTATAAGTTATATGATGAGGTTATTCACCGGGACAATATGGTAATTTTGTAA